In Capsicum annuum cultivar UCD-10X-F1 chromosome 11, UCD10Xv1.1, whole genome shotgun sequence, one genomic interval encodes:
- the LOC107857104 gene encoding uncharacterized protein LOC107857104 isoform X1: MVMNFDSQLLLNLVDIAGQVLLVDFVVHELLNLIDSVGQVLLYLVNFGGELLIFCVQLLLSPVYFGGRLLIFVGKLILYPVYFVVRLLLYPVYFAVKSILYAVYFVVKLLLYLVYFVVKLILYPVYFIVKLLLYPVYFVVKLLLYPMYFVVQLLSYPVCFVVQLLSYPVCFVVQLLSYPVNFAGKLLLKLVNFGWELLLNSVNFGVQLLEKVVNFGGQELLGLENFDSQVLLWLQNFLEQVSLTLKNFGWQVKNLCGQLVNWFERINHWFHIALPYLITIALFRALYIYYCYLRARKLVEEEEARKLKELLKREEAERIRLAELEKRKKQRVEEMREAQKKDLENTKLKEQIRAEVGKELSKLEETCHDMASVLRGLGITVSNGTSNEVRVAYKKALMKFHPDKTSQSDIRQQVEAEEKFKLISRMKDKYLPTL, translated from the exons ATGGTgatgaattttgatagtcaaCTGCTACTGAACTTAGTAGACATTGCTGGACAAGTGCTACTAGTTGATTTTGTTGTACACGAGCTATTGAACCTGATAGATTCTGTTGGACAAGTGCTATTGTATCTAGTAAATTTTGGTGGGGAACTACTAATTTTTTGTGTGCAACTGCTATTGTCCCCGGTATATTTTGGTGGGAGATTACTAATTTTTGTTGGGAAACTGATACTCTATCCTGTATATTTTGTTGTGCGACTGCTATTGTACCCGGTATATTTCGCTGTGAAATCGATACTGTATGCGGTATATTTTGTTGTGAAACTGCTACTGTACCTGGTATATTTTGTTGTGAAACTGATACTGTACCCGGTATATTTCATTGTGAAACTGCTACTGTATCCTGTATATTTCGTTGTGAAACTGCTACTGTACCCGATGTATTTTGTTGTGCAACTGCTATCGTACCCAGTATGTTTTGTTGTGCAACTGCTATCGTACCCGGTATGTTTTGTTGTGCAACTGCTATCGTACCCGGTAAACTTTGCTGGGAAACTGTTACTGAAGCTGGTAAATTTTGGTTGGGAGCTGCTACTAAACTCAGTGAATTTTGGTGTGCAATTGCTAGAGAAGGTGGTAAATTTTGGTGGGCAAGAGTTATTGGGGCTTGAAAACTTCGATAGCCAAGTGCTATTGTGGTTGCAGAACTTTTTGGAGCAAGTGTCACTGACACTTAAGAATTTTGGTTGGCAAGTGAAGAACTTATGTGGGCAACTTGTGAATTGGTTCGAAAGGATCAATCACTGGTTTCACATAGCTTTACCATATCTCATAACTATTGCGCTGTTTCGAGCTCTCTACATATATTATTGCTACCTCCGTGCTAGAAAACTAGTCGAG GAAGAAGAAGCCAGAAAGTTGAAGGAGTTGCTGAAAAGAGAGGAGGCTGAACGTATTCGTTTAGCAGAACTCGAGAAGAGGAAAAAGCAGCGTGTGGAGGAAATGAGAGAAGCTCAAAAGAAG GACCTAGAGAATACGAAGTTGAAGGAGCAGATACGAGCCGAAGTTGGCAAGGAGCTCAGTAAGCTTGAAGAGACGTGCCATGATATGGCATCAGTGTTGCGCGGGTTGGGAATCACAGTTAGTAATGGCACTAGTAATGAG GTGCGTGTTGCTTACAAAAAAGCCTTGATGAAATTCCATCCAGATAAAACTTCACAATCAGATATACGACAGCAGGTAGAAGCAGAGGAGAAGTTTAAGCTTATTTCTCGAATGAAGGACAAGTACTTACCAACTTTATAA
- the LOC107857104 gene encoding uncharacterized protein LOC107857104 isoform X3 produces MVMNFDSQLLLNLVDIAGQVLLVDFVVHELLNLIDSVGQVLLYLVNFGGELLIFCVQLLLSPVYFGGRLLIFVGKLILYPVYFVVRLLLYPEEEARKLKELLKREEAERIRLAELEKRKKQRVEEMREAQKKDLENTKLKEQIRAEVGKELSKLEETCHDMASVLRGLGITVSNGTSNEVRVAYKKALMKFHPDKTSQSDIRQQVEAEEKFKLISRMKDKYLPTL; encoded by the exons ATGGTgatgaattttgatagtcaaCTGCTACTGAACTTAGTAGACATTGCTGGACAAGTGCTACTAGTTGATTTTGTTGTACACGAGCTATTGAACCTGATAGATTCTGTTGGACAAGTGCTATTGTATCTAGTAAATTTTGGTGGGGAACTACTAATTTTTTGTGTGCAACTGCTATTGTCCCCGGTATATTTTGGTGGGAGATTACTAATTTTTGTTGGGAAACTGATACTCTATCCTGTATATTTTGTTGTGCGACTGCTATTGTACCCG GAAGAAGAAGCCAGAAAGTTGAAGGAGTTGCTGAAAAGAGAGGAGGCTGAACGTATTCGTTTAGCAGAACTCGAGAAGAGGAAAAAGCAGCGTGTGGAGGAAATGAGAGAAGCTCAAAAGAAG GACCTAGAGAATACGAAGTTGAAGGAGCAGATACGAGCCGAAGTTGGCAAGGAGCTCAGTAAGCTTGAAGAGACGTGCCATGATATGGCATCAGTGTTGCGCGGGTTGGGAATCACAGTTAGTAATGGCACTAGTAATGAG GTGCGTGTTGCTTACAAAAAAGCCTTGATGAAATTCCATCCAGATAAAACTTCACAATCAGATATACGACAGCAGGTAGAAGCAGAGGAGAAGTTTAAGCTTATTTCTCGAATGAAGGACAAGTACTTACCAACTTTATAA
- the LOC107857104 gene encoding uncharacterized protein LOC107857104 isoform X4: MVMNFDSQLLLNLVDIAGQVLLVDFVVHELLNLIDSVGQVLLYLVNFGGELLIFCVQLLLSPEEEARKLKELLKREEAERIRLAELEKRKKQRVEEMREAQKKDLENTKLKEQIRAEVGKELSKLEETCHDMASVLRGLGITVSNGTSNEVRVAYKKALMKFHPDKTSQSDIRQQVEAEEKFKLISRMKDKYLPTL, encoded by the exons ATGGTgatgaattttgatagtcaaCTGCTACTGAACTTAGTAGACATTGCTGGACAAGTGCTACTAGTTGATTTTGTTGTACACGAGCTATTGAACCTGATAGATTCTGTTGGACAAGTGCTATTGTATCTAGTAAATTTTGGTGGGGAACTACTAATTTTTTGTGTGCAACTGCTATTGTCCCCG GAAGAAGAAGCCAGAAAGTTGAAGGAGTTGCTGAAAAGAGAGGAGGCTGAACGTATTCGTTTAGCAGAACTCGAGAAGAGGAAAAAGCAGCGTGTGGAGGAAATGAGAGAAGCTCAAAAGAAG GACCTAGAGAATACGAAGTTGAAGGAGCAGATACGAGCCGAAGTTGGCAAGGAGCTCAGTAAGCTTGAAGAGACGTGCCATGATATGGCATCAGTGTTGCGCGGGTTGGGAATCACAGTTAGTAATGGCACTAGTAATGAG GTGCGTGTTGCTTACAAAAAAGCCTTGATGAAATTCCATCCAGATAAAACTTCACAATCAGATATACGACAGCAGGTAGAAGCAGAGGAGAAGTTTAAGCTTATTTCTCGAATGAAGGACAAGTACTTACCAACTTTATAA
- the LOC107857104 gene encoding uncharacterized protein LOC107857104 isoform X2: MVMNFDSQLLLNLVDIAGQVLLVDFVVHELLNLIDSVGQVLLYLVNFGGELLIFCVQLLLSPVYFGGRLLIFVGKLILYPVYFVVRLLLYPVYFAVKSILYAVYFVVKLLLYLVYFVVKLILYPVYFIVKLLLYPVYFVVKLLLYPMYFVVQLLSYPVCFVVQLLSYPVCFVVQLLSYPVNFAGKLLLKLVNFGWELLLNSVNFGVQLLEKVVNFGGQELLGLENFDSQVLLWLQNFLEQVSLTLKNFGWQVKNLCGQLVNWFERINHWFHIALPYLITIALFRALYIYYCYLRARKLVEEEEARKLKELLKREEAERIRLAELEKRKKQRVEEMREAQKKDLENTKLKEQIRAEVGKELSKLEETCHDMASVLRGLGITVSNGTSACCLQKSLDEIPSR, translated from the exons ATGGTgatgaattttgatagtcaaCTGCTACTGAACTTAGTAGACATTGCTGGACAAGTGCTACTAGTTGATTTTGTTGTACACGAGCTATTGAACCTGATAGATTCTGTTGGACAAGTGCTATTGTATCTAGTAAATTTTGGTGGGGAACTACTAATTTTTTGTGTGCAACTGCTATTGTCCCCGGTATATTTTGGTGGGAGATTACTAATTTTTGTTGGGAAACTGATACTCTATCCTGTATATTTTGTTGTGCGACTGCTATTGTACCCGGTATATTTCGCTGTGAAATCGATACTGTATGCGGTATATTTTGTTGTGAAACTGCTACTGTACCTGGTATATTTTGTTGTGAAACTGATACTGTACCCGGTATATTTCATTGTGAAACTGCTACTGTATCCTGTATATTTCGTTGTGAAACTGCTACTGTACCCGATGTATTTTGTTGTGCAACTGCTATCGTACCCAGTATGTTTTGTTGTGCAACTGCTATCGTACCCGGTATGTTTTGTTGTGCAACTGCTATCGTACCCGGTAAACTTTGCTGGGAAACTGTTACTGAAGCTGGTAAATTTTGGTTGGGAGCTGCTACTAAACTCAGTGAATTTTGGTGTGCAATTGCTAGAGAAGGTGGTAAATTTTGGTGGGCAAGAGTTATTGGGGCTTGAAAACTTCGATAGCCAAGTGCTATTGTGGTTGCAGAACTTTTTGGAGCAAGTGTCACTGACACTTAAGAATTTTGGTTGGCAAGTGAAGAACTTATGTGGGCAACTTGTGAATTGGTTCGAAAGGATCAATCACTGGTTTCACATAGCTTTACCATATCTCATAACTATTGCGCTGTTTCGAGCTCTCTACATATATTATTGCTACCTCCGTGCTAGAAAACTAGTCGAG GAAGAAGAAGCCAGAAAGTTGAAGGAGTTGCTGAAAAGAGAGGAGGCTGAACGTATTCGTTTAGCAGAACTCGAGAAGAGGAAAAAGCAGCGTGTGGAGGAAATGAGAGAAGCTCAAAAGAAG GACCTAGAGAATACGAAGTTGAAGGAGCAGATACGAGCCGAAGTTGGCAAGGAGCTCAGTAAGCTTGAAGAGACGTGCCATGATATGGCATCAGTGTTGCGCGGGTTGGGAATCACAGTTAGTAATGGCACTA GTGCGTGTTGCTTACAAAAAAGCCTTGATGAAATTCCATCCAGATAA